From the genome of Astatotilapia calliptera chromosome 3, fAstCal1.2, whole genome shotgun sequence:
GCACTAAATTAGTAACGTACGGTTATGGTGTAACCTGGGTTCTCTAGCATATCgagactatctctccacacAGTGTCTCGATATGCTAGAGAACTCAAAATTTTAAGATGATAACCAAAACTTTTGAAATCATAACTCAAAATTACACTTACCTCTGCTTGCTTTGCACAGAAGCAAACTTCCACACATCTCCCACAAAAATCAATTCTTCTAAACTAATATTCATATTTACTAATTAATTATAATACGTTAGTAACACTTACACTAATGTGTATGCTGTGCTTGTTGTCATGAAAAGGTTGTCtgattaaatataaaatgatctgctTTGTGTTGCTTGACATTTTCATTGCTTGACAAGTTCATAAAAGAAATATCAAAGAACTACAGCAATGTTGGAAgcaacattttctacaataaaCTTTTTAAGGACTTTGGACCAGTTTGATTAATATATTATGCCTTTTACtagtggttttttttctccataaatgatttagagaaaaaaagaaattctgtttACCACAAGCAGTCCTTTATAGTTCACCAGTTCACCTTCATGACACTGACTATCACAGCTACACTTCAGGGGCCATCTTGCTGAAGAATCGGCATTTCCAGATGAGCGCCTGGGAATTTGGAGGACTGGATATCACCGGCAAATCTATTGGTTCAACATCATCCTGTGGAGAGCTGGTTTTTCTGGTTTAGCCAtgtgaaaaatgtttcagtgtttcctttTTGTCATGGATTTGcccctcttctttcttcttatcaactattattattttgtacGATACTAAATCGGCATCTGCTTTCGATGAGAAATCTGTTTGGTTGTACAGGTCGAATTTGGTTAACTTTGGTCAAATTTAAATCTAAAAGGGCCAGGTTCAACTCtcttttttaaagcaattttgaacattttttgtgtatttaactTAGATCGTCCTACTGTTTCTTCCCATATCGCAGGTTGGCATGAAAGGATAACCAAAAGGTTTcagcattttacattttagcaaCATTTTACATTCATGGATTCATTGTGAGTACAGGaggtttaattgtttttttataaaaacattagGAATCATCACATATTGGAGTCAAAACTTTTTAATAGTAATCATATAGTAAGTTGAAACACAAATGGAAAAACCAAAGCTTTCAAGCTGAGTCAAAGCCCAAGCCCAGGCAATAACACAGCACTATAGGCAGcagcaattcaattttatttgtactatataacttcaaatcacaacagcattaACCTTAAGGCAACTAAGCATTATATCTTTCCCTAGTAGTGGAAGTTTAtaccaaacaaaaatataattcaCTGTCTTGCATTCAGCTGTTACATAAACGTTTAGAATCTCTCAGAAGGAATGATCTTAGACTCTCAGATAGTTTGATCTGTTTGGACTCAGATAGGGATGGTTTGGAAAGCACATGGTCATTTCCTGGAAAGATTTGAATAGCTAAGCCTGTAAGAATATGAAACCAGATCATTTATCATTCAAAATGTCACTGTCATGTGGTGCCAATGAAAATTCTTCAGATCTAAAAGTTTAGGTTGTAATGCTTTCATCAACTCTGTATCACTTAATTTTTGCTTATTCTAACTTGACAGCCCcccatcagagagagagagaaactatcATATTTACACTACCAGTCAAGTTTGGGCACTGTCACTATCTGCAGAAGCAGACTGTGTGGAGTGAGGAGGTGGACCAAAGTGAGGACACGTGAAAATTAAACTTGATTTTAACAAAGGGCGAGCTGTTTATTGAAGGCTGGTAAAACAGTACAAAGACAAAAGGCAAAGGCACAACTAAGCTATAACCTAAACTAGGTGAGCTAAACATAAAGAACCTAGAACATGACAACCTGATGTGGAAAACCTGAAACACGAATACTGCACCAAGTGAGAGTTAACAGTTATTAAGAATTAGCTATTACGATTAGCCTGTGGTCAAAGCAGtcattcatttcaaaatgataaactccatctattttcttaccacttacatatatattattcttattcacacacacaggcctagaTGCTGATACTAGATACTGGCAACCTTCTGGTACCACTGGTTGCAATTATGACTCGTAAGTTGTTCATGAAGGTTGATGGCAGTCACTTTAAAACTGATTGAAAAACACCAGTCAGTGAACCCCTAATAATTGCAAGCTGCTAGGGAAAAAGACTGCCTGTTGAAATTGTTGCTTGAGGCTACTGGCAGCTGCAAGGGAAATTTGGTCACAAAGAGATATGAGGTGCTGTACTAAAAACTTTCTTGCAATTACTTTGATCAGTAGCAgattatctgtatttcttataGTTTTATATCAAAGATGCTGACTTATCTGCAAACACTCTCCAACTGCTCTTTGTATGATAGTGAAACCATGAAAGCTCCAACACATACCTCAATTAGGGAACacttgccttcaaagtaaaatttgtgccttttgaaatgtgttggtttAACCAATAAGGTGtatttttcacttaaacaaatgGTCACTGCTTCTGGTTTTCATTGCACTTCAAGTCTTACTACTGCTCTGCAAACTAAACAATACATGCAAACAACTCAACATCTTCCATCCAAACCATGGTTGACTGGGATAAACTGGTTTTAACCAAAATAGTCATAAGGAACAGCCTTAGTGCAGCATCCTCTTTGCAACTgtcagcaacctccagcaaccactcaccaactgGTTGGAGAATACATATTTTTTCCAAGCAACTTATGGTTATCAAAAGGTTTGCTGACTGGTCTGTAGGCCTGAGTGACTGAGGCCTTAGATATCCACATTTGAATATTTTACTTCTATTATTGCAgtaatttcagtgtttaaacAGACTGCCTAGTTGAGGAGTGTATCATTTCAATAAAACAGTTACTGTCTGAGGTGCTGGGGCAGGTGCATCAGACAAGCTCGGATGTCTGTAACAGCTCCAGGCAGTTTGCCCATGGTCTCCCATCTCTGCATGATGGGATCAAAGCGGTGGACCAGTGCAGACTCACTGTAGTCATCTTGGCAATACCCTCCCAGTACATAGATCTTCTCCTCCATAACAATGGAGGCTGCACCAACATGGGGCATGGGCAGTGACGCAAAAGTAGTCCAGCAATCAGCCACAGTATCATATACCTCACAAACTAGTTGATCAGTGTAAAACTTCCTTAGGTTACAGACTCCACCGGCAACATATAGATGACTCTGTAGGACTTCCATGCAATGCTGGGCTCTATCATAGGTCATGTCTGCCAGGTAGATGGTTCCCCTCTCTGGGTGGTACAGACATGTGGAAACAAGGCACTCATATTTGCAGTTGAAACCTCCAGATATGAAAATCTCTCCATTAATGATAGCAGCAGCATGGCCACTCAGAGCCAGGTCCAGCGGTTGGACAAAGCTGTGAAACAAGAGAAGCCAGGCAGTCATGTCCAGATGGACAGTTGTaaggaaaatatatatttttttatctgcCTTGAATCCAATATACCACAAAATGGCATTACTTGACATATATGTAACTTTAACAAAACAATTTTATCAGAAATGAGCATCATgtgaaatataaacaaaaagtgATTCAGCTGCATTTTCCATGAACCTTCCagtttacatttctgtgatgacaGCATGACTTTGGACGAGGTGAAGGCAGCAACTCGGATGAATCCTCATTAAAGTCTGAATGTTTAGATTTCATTCTTTAACTCACAAATGCTATAACTGAATGCTGTAATGATGTAATAGACaatatttatgttgttttgctttctttaacTTGCATTTCTGTTTAAGATGCACCACCATACCTGTGTAACTTTCCACCTGGTGAAACCAGAACAGCAAAATACGAatttctttaaaacatgagACATTTCTGGGATTACAGTAGTGTGAAAAACCCATTTTTTGGTGAATACTATAATTCAAGGGCAAGACTGACATCTGCTGTGGAAACCATGGTACTGCATTTGAATTTAAGGGTAAAGCATGAAAAACTTCTATCCATTATAACTATTATAAAACTTGACTCTTTTCATATTGCCTCAGTCTTTTAACTTTGTTGGCTGATTGGTATGTCCACAATTCAACAGATATATTATTCAAGCCCAGCTAAAATATCCATCATCCATTATTCAAgattctgtttcattttaaataactaATTTTACCTCCAGGAGTCAGTGTCTGGGTTGTACATCTCAACACTGTCTACGTTGGTGTTGATGTCTTTATCTCCACCAATGGCATAAAGATGTGATTCACGTACCACGACTGAGAGGTTACTTCTGAACTCCTGCATGTCTGCCAGCCTCTTCCAGCAATCATTCACTGGGTCATAACTAGCATGAGTgcgataaaaaaaattaaatgtgataCATGTAACAATCTGTTTTTGTGAATGTAAGAAGATGTATATTCACTGACTAACAGTTTTTATTTACCTGTAGGCAGTTTTCATAATGTCATCCTTTGCATAAAAGAAGCACCCTCCAATCACATACAGCTTCCCATCCATTACGGCAACTCCATGCCTAAACTTTGGTTTATCTGGAATCTCAGTTAATCTCCTCCACTCAACGTCCTTCACCAACCCTGTGCCACTGCGTAGGGAGTTTGCAAACCACACTTCCCTGCTCGGTATGCGCTGACCAACATCTGGATTCAGTTGGTCTCCTCCAACCAGAACTAGAGTATCTTTTGGTCGCCTGATCCGCCAGTGATCCTGGGACTTTGGAAGGCTGAAACCAAATTCTTTAAGTGCTGAACCATAAAGTTCCACCTCTTTGTTGCCAAAGCACTCCATGCGTAGATTAATGGCTCTAACCTCTCTGAACTCTCGAAAGGTCATGAGCGGGAAGCGAACTCCAGTCATGAGTAAGCCTGCATGGGCCAATCTTTCTTCGGGATCAGCCTCAATCCATGAGATTACGGCTCGAAATACAGCCAACTCTGAAGGTACACAAAGGCCATCGCAGCGAAGGAAGCTTAAAAGCTTTTCTGCTTGTAGGTCCTGAAACTTTGTTGTGCCTGATACTTCCATAAAGTTCCTCAACACAAAGTCATTGGCCTCCTCAAGAAGGTCTGATATTTCATATGCTTCAGCAAAAGATGCCACATCCAGGCAGGAGCTTGCCTGGATCTCTTTTTTCATAAAGTTGAGGCAAATTGATAGAGCAGATTGGAATTGAAGCTGAAGCGCCATGCAGGTAATCTCAAAAACAGTGTCCCAGCTAAGTAAAAGGATCCCACTGTATGAGTAGCCAATAAGAGCCTCTAATTCAGATGTAGACAGGAAAGGAAGGGCAACGCAACTCTGATGGGATTCCCTCATTCCACTTGTGAACATGCCACGGAAGTAATCACTGCTTACTGCCAAAACAATTCTGTGGACTgaagagagacaaaagaaaagctTAAACTTTGACCACTATGATGCATTCATTAGGATATCAAAAGCAGTTGTACTAACCATGGAAAAAAGTTCCATCCACGTCCAAAATGACATCACACCCCACTCTATCTGCCCGCAACTGTTCAATGGACCGAAGAgtagtttttatttgttctagAGCAGAGATGGTTTGTGCTTCTTTCTTGAAACATTCACTGTTCTCCtttctttccttgtttttgCAGATGTCCACAAGTCTTGGAATTGCAAGAACTTGAGCTGCAGCTTTGATCCGGGCCATATTATCATTGTTCAAAGATGACACAAGCCCAGTGTAGGCAAACTCAACAACAGCCTGAAGCCCAATATGGTCAACCTCTGAACTCAATTGCATTGACCACCTCTGGACTCCATCTTTGTCCTCGCTATTGTCAGATTTCTCCTCACTTTTATCCTGTAGTCTTTCCAGAAAGAAGCCACTGACAGCAGCCAAGATAAGGGAGTGCACTTGGAAGCTTTTCTGATATTCAGTTGTCAATGTCAGGTCTGTAAGAAGAGATGAATCCAAGAATTCTTTCAGAGCTACAAACACCTCTTTAGGGTAGGTTTTGTTGTGGCATGCCTGGACTTTATTCTCTTCAGCTCCCAAGCTTTCAGCGCTTATGTGCTCCGCAATTCCCTCCTGACTAGTACCGTTCATTCCATCTCGAGTCTCTTTTTTGTCACTCCTACTTGTCAAGCCCATTCTCGAATCATTGTAAGCAACAATTCTTCGTAGCTCCCGGTTGTCCTGTTCTATACCTTCACCACCTTCTTCAACAactcttttccttctctccttctctctcctccaccGTTCTTCCCACTCCATTGGCAAGTAACGCCTTGTAAACTCCATGTCAttggttattttctttttgagcaATAGCtacttttgtcttttcagttACTTATGCcatccagcaaaaaaaaaatactgttctAATGATTTTTGCTACTTCCTATTTAAATCCCCCCTGTCGTTCTCTGTCTTGGTCTCAAGTTCACTTTCTGCATAAACAAGCAGCTATTTATAGCTACTGGGTCACATAGGTTTAATTTCAAGTGAGGCTTCACATGGTTTGTACTGATTCAGAATAAAGAGAATAGAGTTTTTTTCTGCTACAAACATTTCACATTAAACAGGTATTAAACTGAATGACAGCAATTGGCCTTAAATATAATTAGGTTCTATTAGTGAttattaaagagaaaatattttacaGTTCTCCAGTTACTTGCAGTAATGGAACtttttttcttagaaatagGGATTGATACACAATGAGGAGGAAGGATTTGATGGCATAATCTCTGGGAGATCTAATTGCAGTGGGAAAATTGTACAATACTGCACAGACCTGAATTAACATCACGTAATTGACAGGGGGATGCATAGAGTACTAATAATAAGTAACATTAAAACAGATGCGCACTATTGACTTATTCGATTTGTTATCATAATCTCTTTAGTAGACAGTAGTAAGAGATACTAGTCTTAGATTTCCACAGCATTGCTGGTGCAGCATAATTCTCTAAATGCTATGTATTAAAATTTTGAGTCTTAAGTAAAACTGCTTAAATTTGCAATGTTTTGTAattcaaaacattaaaatagatACAATGTGAATCTGGTGGTTTTAAGGTTGGTTGATGGTTACCACTCGtatattaaatgaataaatacccTTGCAAAAAGGTATCATAAAGAATTATATAAAAGATCTGGCATCTTAAAAGTGCCATATCTAGAGTTAGAGTTAGGCTTTGGGTGTAAGCTTTGGGCTGTGATGAttgtacaaaacaaaactcaactCTAATCTTAACCCTGGACAGACACAGATGTCAAGTGGTATAAACATCCAACCAGTCTATGGCTGAAAACTAAATGTACTTTCATGAACAAATGTCACCAATCTATGCGGTACATCGTTTTTATATCTAAGACACACCAATATCAGTGGTTAATAATCAATAGTAACTTTATTGTCCCCAATGGGAAATTGATTTGCAGTATCAAACAACAcatacacaagaaaaaaaaaatttcaatagTTAATATTTTACATGGGgataagcaaaaacaaagaggagCTAAAACGTGGTCATGCTGTTATCATAGTTTCTATATCTCTTAAATTACTTTTACCCAACCCCTTGTTTCTCCTACAACCCTATTCCCATTCCACGTGCAGATAAAAAGCAGGTCAAAGATAAAGTCACGTTTTCTGTTTGTAATCTGGTGAGTGTGATAAATGTATATTCCATTTCCAATGCTTTATTTAA
Proteins encoded in this window:
- the LOC113019184 gene encoding kelch-like protein 33; amino-acid sequence: MEFTRRYLPMEWEERWRREKERRKRVVEEGGEGIEQDNRELRRIVAYNDSRMGLTSRSDKKETRDGMNGTSQEGIAEHISAESLGAEENKVQACHNKTYPKEVFVALKEFLDSSLLTDLTLTTEYQKSFQVHSLILAAVSGFFLERLQDKSEEKSDNSEDKDGVQRWSMQLSSEVDHIGLQAVVEFAYTGLVSSLNNDNMARIKAAAQVLAIPRLVDICKNKERKENSECFKKEAQTISALEQIKTTLRSIEQLRADRVGCDVILDVDGTFFHVHRIVLAVSSDYFRGMFTSGMRESHQSCVALPFLSTSELEALIGYSYSGILLLSWDTVFEITCMALQLQFQSALSICLNFMKKEIQASSCLDVASFAEAYEISDLLEEANDFVLRNFMEVSGTTKFQDLQAEKLLSFLRCDGLCVPSELAVFRAVISWIEADPEERLAHAGLLMTGVRFPLMTFREFREVRAINLRMECFGNKEVELYGSALKEFGFSLPKSQDHWRIRRPKDTLVLVGGDQLNPDVGQRIPSREVWFANSLRSGTGLVKDVEWRRLTEIPDKPKFRHGVAVMDGKLYVIGGCFFYAKDDIMKTAYSYDPVNDCWKRLADMQEFRSNLSVVVRESHLYAIGGDKDINTNVDSVEMYNPDTDSWSFVQPLDLALSGHAAAIINGEIFISGGFNCKYECLVSTCLYHPERGTIYLADMTYDRAQHCMEVLQSHLYVAGGVCNLRKFYTDQLVCEVYDTVADCWTTFASLPMPHVGAASIVMEEKIYVLGGYCQDDYSESALVHRFDPIMQRWETMGKLPGAVTDIRACLMHLPQHLRQ